The region AGCATTCTTGTGCATAATATCCAGAGAGGACAATAAATGCTGAGTGGCATTTGTTTTGCACAGTCTTGATCTAAGCACAACAATCTGGCTATGCTCTTTTAGCAAAGTTTAACaagaatatccatccattctctatacaccactttatcctcactagggtcgcggggtgtgtgtgtgtgtgtgtgtgtgtgtgtgttggagcctatctcagctgactcgggcgaaggcaggggacaccatggacaggtcgccagtctgtctgctacatatacagacaaacaatcacactcacacctatgggcaatttagagtaaccagttaacctcagcatatttttggactgtgggaggaagccagataACAAGAATATGTAACaacctgtttaaaaaaaaaaaaaaaaaatgcatcgaCCTAATATGCAGTAATCTCCAGTAGTTCTCTTATCAAGCGAACTGAGAAATGGAACTGCAAGATTCAGTTTAATGGGCATAAAGGATTCTTTTCATATTATCCAGATCTCACTGAAGTGACTCAAAGAGAGCAGCAGTACATCATTCCAGGCAacagaaaagaaacatctgAAATCTGTCCTGGTAAACTGATCAATTCAGGCAGGCTTGAATACAATATAGCTAATGAAAGACAAACACTTAAAAGAAATTCCCCACTTTAATTGGCATTTCATACCatccaaaaacaaagaaaacattttttaaaggagGAAACTGTACATTGGTAGATAAATCCCAAAACCATATCAAATATGACTAACTTTGTAATGCATTTGTTTTGAGTATAGCTTACGTAGAAGATTGATTAATTTAACCGTTCTCAATTGTACCTTAAAGTGAAAACCAAACCCCAGACTCCTTGTGAAAATGGTGAAAGTGAACACTGTGaacaaggtgttttttttaaagcacagaATACAAGCTTCAAACTTTGAAATCATTCCATTATCAAACAAACAGTATTTTGATGTGTATTCCAACACAGTACAGGTTACAAAATCTCTTAAGATTCCTCGGGAATGTTTCAGGTATACTCTCCCATTCCTGATGAATGGCATTATTGCATgtcatgcagaaaaaaaacctacaatctaacaacaaaatgaccaaaagaacaTAATGACAGACTTTCTCTTCACACAAGCCATGAGAGTGAATGGAAGTTGTagtatttagaaaaaaaaaaagaaatcacatccCTAAAAACATTGTTGTCTTAAGAAAATAGTAGATAAAAATATTCTCTGCATTTTACAACAAAGGAGGTACAGGGAGCATTGGCAAATGAGTTCAGAGGTATCGCTTCTACTTggcttctttttcctcttcaccATTCGGCTGTTCCTCTTCGTCATTTGGCTGTTCCTCTGCAGCCGTGGTCTGGAGATGGAGAAGACGGCATTCAGCATTTTGTTCTCTTTGCCACAACGCAAATTCTACGCAGCATtggtgaaggaaaaaaacaaaacaaaaaagaacagagCTTTTCATACCTCCTCAGCTTTGGCCTCCCCGTTTTCTGCAGGAGCCTCTGCCTGAggttcttctttcttctcctctggcttagcctttgctgtttttttcacatctttCTTGGCAGGTGCCTAACACGTAAGCAACAAACCAAGCAGCAAGTCAAACACatgcaacagaaaataaaatgtgtattcTGAATGCATGCAGTGAAATTTTGCACGAGGGAGATTTCtctttttacctttttcttttctgttttttctggctTTGACTCCATCTGTTTCTGTAACACAAACCACACAATTATGAGCCATgtcacagaaacaacaacaacaaaaaaaaatgcatagttAAAGAAGAATATACACACAATTTTATTTGCAGAACTTACCATTTTTATCAATCTTGCAGATTTTCTCTTTGGctaaagaaaaacatggaataaGATGTTAGTTCCTGATGAATACAGAATCATTGAAGTCACAAAGATTTCGTAACTCACTCTTTGCCATAAAATTTGTGATCAAACAAATTACATATTCCATGTGGGGGTCATATAATGAGCACAAAAGGGAAGTAATGAATGCCTCTACACATGGTTTTCAACACTGGTGCATACCAGAGTGTTAGTTTTACAAGTACCAAAGCTACAGTTAAATGTCTGACTCAGAATTATACTTCTGCCTTGTTTAATCTATAACATATGTGGAATTTAGTTTGTCACATAAAGTAGGAAGTATTGACTATAAAAAAAGAGTTATATTAAACTGCTTATTTTTCAGCTCATCAGAAGTGTCAAACCCATTCCGTTTGTGACATTTCAGATTCTTCaattacagaaacaaacaaaatgtcatttttttgacatCTCTGCACAATGCACACTCTAGGGAAGTATGAACAATTTTACTGTTAATGTTTTATCCAGGCCTCTTGTGAGCAAAGACGAAAAATTTGCACTATGAGATTGTGTTGGCTACATTCATGCCACAGACTCAAAGTTTATTGTTAGAATGTTTGAGGGCATCACAGTAGAAATTGCAAACGTGCGCCCCCTACAGGCTGCACAGCTCCTCAAACCCAACAAACTGGACGATGATCTGCAAATTAAAGCAACTGAACAGACACAGTCATCAATAAAACCTCAGTTTCTCATGTGCAGGCTTATAACTGGGTTAGAATTAACTATATTAAAGGCCATCTTGTACCAATTAAGACTTTATCTTTGTCGGGGCAGAAAGTAGAACAAAATGTCCATTTTGGTGTCAGTTGGGCCACTGGTATAAGTTTGGATCAGTTTGAATATTCAGACTTGGATACCAACCTCAGCATTTGGGTCTGCATAAGCGCTAGCCTGTAAAGgatagagagagggagaaataataataataataagccaGGAGCAACAACCATTCGTGAGTGCGCTAAAGTGGGTGTGTAATGTAAAGGGGGATGGGCACCTCTCCCTCCCCTTAAGTCACAAAGAAAAATTATGCAATCTGTACATGGGGAGGGGTCCGACGCCTTTCGGAACTGGAAAGGTTTGGCCACTTGCTGCTAATTTTCTCATCACTCATGATCAAACATGTCCTCTTTAAGTGAGCGTGGTGCTGCAGCTACTTTGGGAAGAGGGAACGGTTGCTCCACCTCCACATGCGCTCCAAACATCAGTGTCTGTTTATGTCCCCAACGTGACCAAACATGACGATTGttgcataaaagaaaaaaaccgtATCCGCCATTAGCTGCCTCAGTAGTCACGCTGTCTTAAGGGTAGGTGAGCTGCCATGGATCAGAAAAGACTGAACACCTTTAGGAGTGACGGTGCGCACAGAGGTCGCAATCTGAGCAGTGCGCACCGCAAGGACATGATGTAACAAGTCCACGAATCCAAATAGCTACCTGAACAGTTAAGCAGGTCAAATCTCCAGAGGCAATTACGCAAAAAAATTTCCTTGAAATGGCAACCTGTGCATCGACGACGGTGACACCCCTTTGTTTGATCCTGGTGAAATATCACCAAACGCAGCCAGATGCGTATGGATATATATCTAGCAGCCGAAATGTAAAGTAGTTGGAATGGAAAACACAACGTGACGCGCAAACTTGTTCGACGAAAAAGCGTGTTGCGCTAAGTAAAAAGGCGCCACTTCCCTGTATCAACAGCACAGACACGACAGACCTGAGAGCAGCAAAGGTGGACTCCTATGAATGCACACGGACGCACTGGAACGTTTCTAACATTACAGCTCATTTACTGTGCGTAAAAACACACTAACATAGAAAGAACAGCGTGTGCATTCGGAAATGTTACATCGATAAAATGTTAAACACGCCATATGTATCACTTTTCACATAATATACATATTCGACTTACTTGTTTCTTTCCCATCGTTGCTTAGGTTGCACAGATTTTACACAACAGCACAGCTTTTTAGGACAATCAGCGTAACGCGGACCAGCCTTACCACCTCTGTCTTATACACCTCTGGAGCAGTCTGTAACTTAACATAAACGTCCGACCAGTACCAGAACTAGCTCAAACCGGATTGGATCTCCCTCTCGCTATATTTTATCCCTTATCCTACCAACCCAGCAGGAAGAGTAAAACCCCCGCCCCCTGCTCCCAGTGATTGGCTTTCAGGTCGaggcagcatatttttgaaccaTAACATCTTACCTGTGTGGGCAGGACAGTATGCCAATCAGTCAGTCCAGCCAACTCTTACTTTCTGATCGACGGGGTGTGTGCAGCAGCTTGACTTGGTGAATGCCAAACAGTCATGGCGTTGATTAAAGAATGTATGTGGcacaaacatgaaacaacaacaaagcctCAGAGCACTGCACTTTCTCaattttccatttcaaatcCCTTAAATTCAGTCAAATTACACCGATAAACCTGCAgatacagtgaaaaaaaacagaaattttaaaACCACAATTTTAATATGCTATCTAATACACGTACTACCTATTTTATTAGAGTTTTAACCCaaggtgtttttaaaaatggcctGAGTCACTTTGTGAGTGCAGCTGCAACAGGGAGGAGGCTGACTGTACGAGAACAAACATGGCGACCGGCTATGCGTGGTTCTTGGTGCTCGGCTCGGTTTTCCTGTGCAACCTCATGAAGACTCTCCTGCCGAGCATATCATCTTTCGTAAGTTGTGGTTTTTGTTGGCACACGTGATGCGCTTTGAAACGGCTTCAGCTACGTGCTGTAAATATGAGAGTGAAATGTGTAGCCCCGGTTGTTGTGTACTAGCTTAGCGTCTGTGAAGCTAACTTAGTGGATAATGCTATATGGCTAGTTAGCTAGCTCGAAAAAACGAAGCTGTTCGGCCAGAGGGTGGGGTTTTCCAGAGAACCCGGTTGAGTTGCTACACAAAACTGGGAAATATTTTGTCCTCCCTCATTGTTTAAAGCTAATGAAACCTCTGTAACGTCAGGGTGTTGTTTGAATAGCTGTATTTACAACTTAGCTCTACTGCTAAAAGACAGCTCGCTATAATGAAGATCTTTACTCAGTGACACTCTGAAGTCATGTCACCTCTTTGTCTAGCAGGGACATTTAGAAACTCCGTGATACAGCTTCAGTTGTCTACATCACGCATTCTTTAATAATAATCTCGCTTCTTTCCAGCTCTCAAAGATGGTGCAGAAAGATGCTGAGCAGGAGAGCGAGATGAGGGCTGAAATCCAGGAGATGAAGAAGGAGCAGTCGTCTATTAGCATGATGGATGAGTTTGCTAGATATGCCAGACTGGAGCGCAAAATCAACAAGACAacagacaaactgaaaacacatgGTGAGCTgtatacaaagaaaaataaagactaACTGGATTCAATATTGGTTCTTCTCAGGTATGCCATAAAGGAACCATTTTTAGTTCCACTTTGACTGTTTTAGCAAAAGATTCTCTGTTTTTTAAGCAAAACAGTCAAATGTAAGAATTGCAGCATTTCTAGgtctttttcttattatttttggcAAGAAAAGATATCAGCTTAGGGTCTGGGAACTTGTAATGGTCTTTTCCCActgttttgtgatgttttctagACCAAATTTATTAATTGTTACTGAAGATAATTGTTGGTTGGAGCTCTATTTGCTTGCACCTGCCACCAATCTTCATAACtgcaataaaatgacaaacctTTCAAGTACGTGAAGAACTGCCCCCTATATACGGAGGTACTTCAGTTGGTTATGGTGCCTTGAAGAACTACGGAGAGCCATAGGGTGATACACTATAGCTTTGACAGTCAAAAGCACACATTGTATGTTCCACACCTGTGCATGCCCGCTACAGGAGATTCACGCATATAAACCGCCAACCCATAGGAAATGGTTGGAGGTTTTGGATACTTGAGTGTTCGTTGAGAACAGCTGCTGCCTGTAGTTGCCTGTTGCTGTCCTTCATCCCCACATTGTGAACAAATAGGATGTGTTTAAgtacaatgtaaataaaatctcATGTTTCCAACCTATACAGCCCATATTGTATGGTATATAACTTCAACAaatcattattttctgtttgtttcaatGGCTTATCTCAAACTGCTGAATCCAGCCTCAGTCATTGTATTCATGAAGGGGAACCGTTTGATGTTGGAAGTATTTTTAtgaactgtccaaaatgaattacTACTCCGCATTTACAGGGGTGTATTcattatgtgcatttttaaaatgcactcAGTCTTACTTAAGATCTTACAAAGAATGCATTGTTGTATGACAGAGTGTATCACGTTAATTGggaatgtacaaaaaaaaaagactcgtAGCCTGTTTTCAGATCACTGCCCACATTACAGATGCTTTCAGTGATTCAAGTAATGAAGTAAAACGAAATGGCATTTCAATCTGATTAAAGGCTAATAGCCTCTGGGCTACAGTTAAAGAAAGCCATGTCACCACAGAAATCAGCATATCCACTATAGCAGCTGTgcgtttctttttctttgcagtgAAATCACGGACAGCTCAACAAGCTAAAATGAAATGGGTTGTGAACATCGTCTTTTATATACTCCAGGTAAGTGGAGATTGTAAACCAAAGCATACATGCATTTAGTAGtaaattttaatgtaaatatgaaaCCATCGATTCGTCTGTACCATAAAATGTAAGCATGGACCATCTGTCACATACACACAAGACCTCCACTTAATGCTGTTTGAGTAGTTTATTCTAATTATCTTAGATATAAATTAAATTGTCACCATAATGGTACGCTAATTAAGTAGGGATTTCTCATTAATTAATTGTTTCTCTCTGTTATTTGTCAGGCTGCTCTGATGATCTCATTGATATGGAAGTATTACTCTGATCCAGTGACTGTGGTCCCCAGTAGATGGATTGCCCCTGTGGAGCGCCTTGTGGCTTTCCCAACAGGAGTGGCAGGTAATCAATCCCTCTGAATTTATTAGGATTAATTTATAAGCACTACATGCAGAACAACTCATTGATAGAAACATACTACACAtagtatatacatatatatataactcATTGACAGAGCTGCTCTTTCCTTTCAGGTGGAGTGGGAATCACATGCTGGTTGGTGGTCTGCAACAAAGTAGTTACATTGGGTCTTAGTGCTGTCAGCTAAAGACTCCAGATAATGACTTTACAAGTTAAAATTGTCGGTGTTCTACTTTTTCCCcctcaacatttttttaatgatgaaaGCTACAGTTTTGTTCCATAATTTTTCTGTCAGCTGATCCCGGGTCagaatgtaaaaatgcagtgcattttgttgatttttcaaatgcaacaGTAATTTATTATATAGTAACTTTTTGTcgaaatgtgttattttttttaagattaatTTGTTTTAAGATATTTCTGTGTATATTCTGATTGTGTATTATTTCAAAACATACAGGTTTTGAAATGCTGTTATTCCCTTTAAATAAAAGATAACACAGGAAAgctttgtattgattttaaCTTGTAAACTGggaattatacatcaaaaccaAGTCAGGTAATTTTGTCAAAGTAAACTAGCATTAAAAGAAAGTAGACAACAGATTATTTTGTGTAGTTTCTAAGGTTAATAACATTTGTTCAGAAATTTATGTTAATAATGAAATGTTTGAGAAAATCCtagtctgcttttatttttttctactttttaaacCTTTATCCACTGGTTCACTCAAAGATTTTCTTGTGTAgctgctacacacgtggacaaaattgttggtacccctcagttaaagaaggaaaaacccacaattctcactgaaatcacttgaaactcacaaaagtaacaataaataaaaatttattgaaaattaaataatcaaaatcagccatcacttttgaattgttgattaacataattatttaaaaaaacaaactaatgaaatagggctggacaaaaatgatggtacccataacttaatattttgttgcacaaccttttgaggcaatcactgcaattaaacgatttctgtatttgtcaatgagcgttctgcagctgtcaacaggtattttggcccactcctcatgagcaaacagctccagttgtctcaggtttgatgggtgtcttctccaaatggcatgtttcagctccttccacatatgttcaatgggattcagatctgggctcatagaaggccactttagaatagtcca is a window of Acanthochromis polyacanthus isolate Apoly-LR-REF ecotype Palm Island chromosome 13, KAUST_Apoly_ChrSc, whole genome shotgun sequence DNA encoding:
- the get1 gene encoding guided entry of tail-anchored proteins factor 1, with product MATGYAWFLVLGSVFLCNLMKTLLPSISSFLSKMVQKDAEQESEMRAEIQEMKKEQSSISMMDEFARYARLERKINKTTDKLKTHVKSRTAQQAKMKWVVNIVFYILQAALMISLIWKYYSDPVTVVPSRWIAPVERLVAFPTGVAGGVGITCWLVVCNKVVTLGLSAVS
- the si:ch73-281n10.2 gene encoding non-histone chromosomal protein HMG-14A-like, which encodes MGKKQASAYADPNAEPKRKSARLIKMKQMESKPEKTEKKKAPAKKDVKKTAKAKPEEKKEEPQAEAPAENGEAKAEETTAAEEQPNDEEEQPNGEEEKEAK